In the genome of Rhodamnia argentea isolate NSW1041297 chromosome 3, ASM2092103v1, whole genome shotgun sequence, one region contains:
- the LOC115730818 gene encoding disease resistance protein RPM1-like, whose amino-acid sequence MAESQVNHLLIKLAQFVENEVWHLTGGQEEALSVRGELERVRAFLRVADSLEESDDEVKVWVKQLRNTAYEMEDALDEFSLILRHDHGVGFTGLISRMSCCIRNLKARYRVTSEIKRIHYRVKVICEGHKRLHHKFSRAQQELGAYNSWQDHRGNSLLLDRTDLVGIEQPKNELVVRLLDHALRREVISVVGMGGLGKTTLVKQVYDDPAVKKHFTVYAWITLSRAAKSEELLKDMLNQIMRVIRKPVPPGANTMNSHWLKMIIKDLLQRRRYLIVLDDAWHINEWDAVKHAFPNNSHGSRVIITTRNADLASTSCKEFNGLVKNMEPLDPEQSWKLFCRKTFQGNSCPSHLEEICKFILRKCEGLPLAIVAISGVLAAKDKRRIDEWDVVRRSLRAEIDGNDRLKNLKRVLSLSFGDLPYYLKSCFLHLSVFPEGYLIERRRLIRLWVAEGFVERKEGKTLEEVAEDYFRELLNRSLIQVAETTTDGRFTFCRIHDFQREIITSKSQDQSFATIAKEPTDMWPDKVRRLSLHNSLQAAQQNRSLSHLRSLYMFGVDRASIDIVLGSDIKLLNVLDLQATPLPRFPVQVVDWYYLTYLSFRHTDVKTIPASIGKLQNLETLDLKHTNVTRLPVEILKLQKLKHLLVYRYENISYLCYKYGFKALTEIGALQSLQKLCHIEADDERSHIIMRELGKLTQLSRLSILKLRKEDGRALCSSITKLTNLRAISVASIEDNEILDLQHLTSPPQLLQRIYLKGRLKMLPNWLATLHSLVKLHLRWSRLKDDPLVSLQSLPNLVHLELLQVYEGKTLCFKAKGFRKLRILGLDNFDELRSVEVEEGAMPCLEKLIIQRCKLLEKLPSGIEYLTKLKVLEFFDMPDELVKKFVQDEHDMDYQKVAHIPEVYYGYWRDGGWDVQSIERSSEGDASPHQGTSMRSSQFPPCWK is encoded by the coding sequence ATGGCAGAGAGCCAAGTGAATCACCTACTCATAAAGCTTGCACAATTCGTCGAGAACGAGGTCTGGCACCTGACAGGCGGTCAAGAAGAAGCCCTCTCGGTGAGAGGAGAGTTGGAGCGTGTCCGGGCCTTCCTCAGGGTCGCCGATTCCCTTGAGGAAAGCGACGACGAAGTCAAAGTGTGGGTGAAGCAGTTGAGAAATACAGCCTACGAAATGGAGGACGCGCTTGATGAGTTCTCGCTGATCCTGAGACACGACCACGGAGTCGGGTTCACTGGCCTTATCAGCAGGATGTCCTGCTGCATCAGGAACCTGAAGGCCCGATATCGTGTCACATCTGAGATAAAGCGCATCCACTACAGAGTAAAGGTCATATGTGAAGGGCACAAGAGGCTGCACCACAAATTCAGCAGGGCTCAACAAGAGCTCGGCGCCTATAACTCCTGGCAGGACCACCGGGGCAATTCCCTTCTCCTAGATAGAACTGACCTAGTGGGCATTGAACAGCCGAAGAACGAGCTGGTCGTGCGGTTACTCGACCATGCTCTCAGGCGGGAGGTCATCTCCGTCGTGGGAATGGGAGGGTTGGGCAAAACCACTCTGGTGAAGCAAGTCTATGATGACCCTGCCGTGAAGAAACATTTCACGGTGTATGCTTGGATCACTCTCTCTCGGGCCGCGAAGTCCGAAGAGCTCCTCAAAGACATGCTTAATCAGATCATGAGGGTGATCAGGAAACCGGTCCCTCCAGGAGCCAACACTATGAATAGCCATTGGCTGAAGATGATCATCAAGGACCTGCTTCAGAGGAGGAGGTACCTGATCGTCCTTGATGACGCCTGGCACATAAACGAATGGGATGCGGTCAAGCACGCCTTCCCCAACAACAGTCACGGAAGCCGAGTCATCATCACAACCCGGAATGCCGATCTGGCATCCACCTCCTGCAAGGAGTTCAACGGGCTGGTAAAAAATATGGAGCCACTCGATCCGGAGCAGTCATGGAAGCTTTTCTGTCGGAAGACGTTTCAGGGGAATTCGTGCCCTTCCCACCTGGAGGAGATATGTAAGTTCATTTTGAGGAAGTGTGAAGGATTACCGCTCGCCATCGTGGCCATCAGTGGTGTTCTGGCCGCGAAAGACAAGCGGAGGATTGACGAGTGGGATGTGGTACGGCGCAGCCTTCGCGCTGAGATCGATGGCAATGATAGGCTCAAGAACTTGAAGAGGGTGCTTTCCCTCAGTTTCGGTGATTTGCCGTACTATCTCAAGTCCTGTTTCTTGCACTTGAGTGTATTTCCGGAGGGTTATCTGATCGAACGCAGAAGACTCATCCGGCTTTGGGTAGCGGAAGGGTTTGTCGAGAGAAAAGAAGGCAAGACGCTTgaagaagttgcagaggactaCTTCAGAGAACTCCTGAACAGAAGCCTGATCCAAGTGGCTGAAACGACAACTGACGGAAGGTTCACATTTTGCCGCATCCATGATTTCCAGAGGGAAATAATAACTTCAAAATCGCAAGATCAAAGCTTCGCAACGATTGCCAAAGAGCCAACCGACATGTGGCCAGATAAAGTTCGCCGCCTTTCATTGCACAACAGCCTGCAAGCTGCACAGCAAAACAGGTCACTTTCTCATCTGCGCTCTCTATACATGTTCGGGGTAGACAGGGCTTCCATTGACATTGTCCTAGGTAGTGACATCAAACTGCTCAATGTCTTAGACTTGCAAGCCACACCTTTGCCAAGGTTCCCAGTCCAAGTTGTTGACTGGTACTACCTAACATATttaagcttcaggcacactgaCGTTAAAACAATTCCTGCTTCGATAGGGAAGCTTCAGAACTTAGAGACTCTAGATCTTAAGCACACTAATGTAACGCGACTGCCTGTCGAAATATTGAAGCTGCAAAAGCTCAAGCATCTCTTGGTGTATCGGTACGAGAACATATCCTATTTGTGCTACAAGTATGGCTTCAAGGCACTCACGGAGATTGGGGCTCTGCAATCCCTTCAAAAGTTGTGCCACATAGAGGCGGATGATGAGAGGAGCCACATTATAATGAGAGAGCTCGGGAAACTGACGCAGTTGAGCAGGTTGAGCATCCTGAAGTTGAGGAAAGAGGACGGAAGGGCTTTGTGCTCATCGATCACGAAATTAACCAACCTCCGTGCAATATCTGTGGCTTCAATTGAGGACAACGAAATATTGGATCTGCAACATCTTACCTCTCCGCCTCAACTACTGCAGAGGATCTACTTGAAAGGGCGTCTCAAGATGCTACCAAACTGGTTAGCCACTCTCCATAGTCTTGTCAAGTTGCATTTACGATGGAGTCGGCTGAAGGATGACCCCCTCGTATCACTCCAAAGTCTGCCCAATCTCGTGCATCTTGAGCTGCTCCAGGTCTATGAAGGAAAGACCTTATGCTTCAAAGCCAAAGGTTTTAGGAAGTTGAGAATTCTGGGTCTCGACAATTTCGATGAACTGAGATCAGTGGAAGTGGAGGAAGGAGCAATGCCCTGCCTGGAAAAGTTGATCATTCAGCGCTGCAAGCTACTGGAGAAGCTGCCATCAGGCATCGAGTATCTGACCAAGCTCAAAGTACTTGAGTTCTTCGACATGCCTGATGAGTTGGTCAAGAAGTTTGTGCAAGACGAGCACGACATGGATTATCAGAAGGTCGCACACATTCCAGAAGTTTACTATGGATATTGGAGAGATGGAGGCTGGGACGTCCAATCGATAGAGAGATCGTCCGAGGGCGACGCCTCTCCTCACCAAGGCACTAGCATGAGGAGCAGTCAGTTCCCTCCATGCTGGAAGTAA